A section of the Bryobacteraceae bacterium genome encodes:
- a CDS encoding DNA-binding response regulator — MTPLLLVEDDDSVRSTLATFLELEGYAVDAVSSTREALEKLASRSYPLIVSDIYIDERTGLDILHAARASSPDARVILMSARGSMETVMAATRGGAYDYIAKPFEFDELLEVLRRAEGAAAADDEELEPEEPLPTEMIGSSPKMVEIYKTISRVAPTDALVLVEGETGTGKELIAHMIHRNSPRAQMPFVPVDCASLAPSLIESELFGAIRGAYTGADRDRTGVFEAANGGTVFLDEIGEIDLNFQLKLLRFLQEKEIRPLGSSKPKKVDVRVIAATNRNLRKMVEEGKFREDLWYRLDVVRITVPPLRERRGDIPLLAAAFLRRYNERYGLDARITESGMRALCEYTWPGNVRQLQHMIERLVILAPGGRISEDAVEEAIRASSPREEAGETLAEAEAEQIRKVLAATGGNKSRAARILGIERKTLYRKLERMGLA, encoded by the coding sequence ATGACCCCGCTGCTGCTCGTCGAGGACGACGATAGCGTACGCTCCACGCTGGCCACGTTCCTGGAACTGGAGGGCTACGCCGTCGATGCGGTCTCGTCAACGCGCGAGGCGCTCGAGAAACTGGCCTCGCGATCCTATCCCCTCATCGTCAGCGACATCTACATCGACGAGCGCACCGGCCTCGACATCCTCCACGCCGCCCGCGCCTCCTCGCCTGACGCCCGCGTGATCCTGATGTCGGCGCGCGGCAGCATGGAGACGGTCATGGCCGCCACCCGCGGCGGCGCCTACGACTACATCGCCAAGCCGTTCGAATTCGACGAGCTGCTTGAGGTCCTCAGGCGCGCCGAAGGCGCCGCCGCCGCGGATGATGAGGAGCTCGAGCCCGAGGAGCCTCTGCCGACGGAAATGATCGGCAGCAGCCCGAAAATGGTCGAAATATACAAGACCATTTCCCGCGTGGCGCCCACCGACGCCCTGGTGCTCGTCGAAGGCGAAACCGGCACGGGCAAGGAACTCATCGCCCACATGATTCATCGCAATTCGCCCCGCGCCCAGATGCCTTTCGTGCCGGTCGACTGCGCGTCCCTGGCGCCCTCGCTCATCGAAAGCGAGCTGTTCGGCGCAATACGCGGCGCCTACACCGGCGCCGACCGCGACCGCACCGGCGTCTTCGAGGCCGCCAATGGAGGCACGGTTTTCCTCGACGAAATCGGCGAAATCGACCTGAATTTCCAGCTCAAATTGCTCCGTTTTCTCCAGGAAAAAGAGATCCGCCCCCTCGGCTCCTCAAAGCCGAAAAAGGTGGACGTGCGCGTCATCGCCGCCACCAACCGCAACCTGCGGAAAATGGTCGAGGAGGGAAAGTTCCGCGAGGACCTCTGGTACCGCCTCGACGTCGTGCGGATCACCGTGCCGCCGCTGCGGGAGCGCCGTGGCGACATCCCGCTGCTGGCCGCCGCCTTCCTCCGCCGCTACAACGAACGCTACGGCCTGGACGCCAGAATCACGGAAAGCGGCATGAGGGCGCTGTGCGAATACACCTGGCCCGGCAACGTGCGCCAGCTCCAGCACATGATCGAGCGGCTGGTGATCCTCGCCCCCGGCGGCCGCATCAGCGAAGACGCGGTCGAGGAGGCCATCCGCGCCTCCAGCCCGCGCGAGGAGGCCGGCGAAACTCTGGCCGAGGCCGAAGCCGAACAGATCCGCAAGGTGCTGGCCGCCACCGGCGGCAACAAGAGCCGCGCCGCCCGCATCCTCGGCATCGAGCGCAAGACCCTCTACCGCAAGCTCGAACGAATGGGCCTCGCCTGA
- a CDS encoding succinate dehydrogenase, with product MRIILNIWRQKNASSPGKMVRYELDNVNEHMSFLEMLDVLNEELTRRGEDPVTFEHDCREGICGCCGFMINGIPHGPERGTTVCQLHMRHFRDGEELWLEPFRAKAFPVIKDLMVDRSAFDRIISSGGYISINTGSAPEANSIPVKKQDADRAMDAAACIGCGACVAACPNASASLFVAAKIAHLGLLPQGEPERDRRAIRMVLKMTDEGFGYCTNTGECEAICPKGVKIENIARMHRDFTRAVALFREEAKVGGTG from the coding sequence ATGAGGATCATCCTGAACATCTGGCGTCAGAAGAACGCATCCAGCCCGGGCAAGATGGTGCGCTATGAGCTCGACAACGTCAACGAGCACATGTCGTTCCTCGAGATGCTCGACGTGCTCAATGAAGAGCTCACCCGCAGGGGCGAGGACCCGGTCACATTCGAGCACGACTGCCGCGAAGGCATCTGCGGCTGCTGCGGGTTCATGATCAACGGCATCCCGCACGGGCCCGAACGCGGCACCACCGTCTGCCAGCTCCACATGCGTCACTTCCGCGACGGCGAAGAGCTGTGGCTGGAGCCTTTCCGCGCGAAGGCGTTCCCCGTCATCAAGGACCTGATGGTGGACCGCAGCGCCTTCGACCGCATCATTTCCTCCGGCGGCTACATCAGCATCAACACCGGCTCGGCCCCGGAAGCCAACTCCATTCCGGTGAAAAAGCAGGACGCCGACCGGGCCATGGACGCCGCCGCCTGCATCGGCTGCGGCGCCTGCGTGGCGGCCTGTCCCAACGCAAGCGCCTCGCTGTTTGTCGCCGCCAAGATCGCCCATCTCGGCCTGCTGCCGCAGGGCGAACCCGAGCGCGACCGCCGCGCCATCCGCATGGTGCTGAAGATGACCGACGAAGGCTTCGGCTACTGCACCAACACCGGCGAATGCGAGGCCATCTGCCCCAAGGGCGTCAAAATCGAAAACATCGCCAGGATGCACCGCGATTTTACGCGCGCCGTGGCGCTGTTCCGCGAAGAAGCGAAGGTCGGCGGCACTGGCTGA
- the hslU gene encoding ATP-dependent protease ATPase subunit HslU: MVLYLPGDASRDEPLLDELTPRQIVAELDKYVIGQAEAKRAIAIALRNRIRRQRLDAEIAEDVMPKNILMIGPTGVGKTELARRLAKLSNSPFLKVEASKFTEVGYIGRDVDSMIRDLVDVAIDMVREQKLDEVADRAEELAEERLLDALMPPSPEPGESAERTREKLRERLRAGRLDDKLVEIEVKERGPTFEIFGNTGSEEMDMNLREFLPQLFGPRTTRRTMRVYEAFDYLVQEEENKLIDMDQVTRIAIERVERSGIIFLDEIDKIAGRESGHGPDVSREGVQRDILPIVEGTTVNTRYGFVRTDHILFIAAGAFHVSRPSDLIPELQGRFPIRVELKSLTEDDFVRILTEPKNALTRQYAALLETEGIKLSFTPDAIREMARFARIVNETSENIGARRLHTIMEKVLEEISFEGPDLRKKKVVIDAEYVRKQLKDIVEDQDLSRYIL, from the coding sequence ATGGTCCTCTATCTCCCCGGCGACGCCAGCCGCGACGAGCCGCTGCTCGACGAGCTCACTCCCCGCCAGATCGTCGCCGAACTCGACAAGTACGTCATCGGCCAGGCCGAGGCCAAGCGCGCCATCGCCATCGCGCTCCGCAACCGCATCCGGCGCCAGAGGCTCGACGCCGAAATCGCCGAGGACGTGATGCCGAAAAACATCCTCATGATCGGCCCCACCGGCGTCGGCAAGACCGAGCTGGCGCGCCGGCTGGCGAAGCTCTCCAATTCGCCCTTCCTCAAGGTCGAGGCATCGAAATTCACCGAGGTCGGCTACATCGGCCGGGACGTCGACTCGATGATCCGCGACCTCGTCGACGTCGCCATTGACATGGTGCGCGAGCAGAAGCTCGACGAGGTGGCCGACCGCGCCGAGGAGCTCGCCGAAGAGCGCCTCCTCGATGCCCTCATGCCGCCCTCCCCGGAGCCCGGCGAGAGCGCCGAACGCACCCGCGAAAAGCTCCGCGAGCGCCTGCGTGCCGGAAGGCTCGATGACAAGCTCGTCGAGATCGAAGTCAAGGAGCGCGGCCCGACGTTCGAAATCTTCGGCAACACCGGCAGCGAAGAGATGGACATGAACCTCCGCGAGTTCCTGCCCCAGCTGTTCGGGCCCCGCACCACCCGCCGCACCATGCGCGTCTATGAGGCCTTCGACTACCTGGTCCAGGAGGAGGAGAACAAGCTGATCGACATGGACCAGGTGACGCGCATCGCCATCGAGCGCGTCGAACGCAGCGGCATCATCTTCCTCGACGAGATCGACAAGATCGCCGGCCGCGAATCCGGCCACGGCCCCGATGTCAGCCGCGAGGGCGTGCAGCGTGACATCCTCCCCATCGTCGAAGGCACCACCGTCAATACCCGCTACGGATTCGTCCGCACGGACCACATCCTCTTCATCGCCGCCGGCGCCTTCCACGTCTCCAGGCCCAGCGACCTGATCCCGGAGCTCCAGGGCCGATTCCCGATCCGCGTCGAACTGAAATCGCTCACTGAGGACGACTTCGTCCGCATCCTCACCGAGCCGAAGAACGCGCTCACCCGCCAGTACGCCGCGCTGCTCGAGACCGAGGGCATCAAGCTCTCCTTCACCCCGGACGCCATCCGCGAGATGGCACGCTTCGCCCGCATCGTCAACGAAACCAGCGAGAACATCGGCGCCCGCCGCCTCCATACGATCATGGAAAAGGTGCTCGAGGAAATCAGCTTCGAGGGGCCGGATCTTCGAAAGAAAAAGGTGGTCATCGACGCCGAATATGTCCGC
- a CDS encoding UPF0301 protein: MPRNIVAPRPLPDRRQFLLAGAWLAQSPPFAVGQMLVATPALRDPDFARSVILLFALTGEAAMGLMLNRPLPRRPGEPQMYAGGPVAQGVRSLLPEAADPSAERLCPGVWIVTGQTKSPKGRIYLGYTGWTTAQLRQEWLRGLWRILPGDAAAVFDPAPERLWHRLQGR; encoded by the coding sequence GTGCCACGCAATATCGTCGCCCCCCGCCCGCTGCCGGACCGCCGCCAGTTCCTGCTGGCGGGCGCATGGCTCGCCCAGTCTCCTCCGTTCGCCGTCGGCCAGATGCTGGTGGCGACGCCCGCATTGCGCGACCCCGACTTCGCCCGCTCCGTCATCCTGCTCTTCGCCCTCACCGGCGAGGCCGCCATGGGGCTGATGCTGAACCGGCCACTGCCACGCCGTCCCGGCGAGCCCCAGATGTACGCTGGCGGGCCGGTGGCGCAGGGCGTGCGCTCGCTGCTTCCTGAAGCCGCCGACCCGTCGGCCGAACGTCTCTGCCCCGGCGTGTGGATCGTCACCGGCCAGACAAAATCGCCCAAAGGACGCATCTATCTCGGCTACACCGGATGGACCACGGCCCAGCTCCGCCAGGAGTGGTTGCGCGGCCTGTGGCGCATCCTGCCCGGCGACGCGGCGGCCGTCTTCGACCCCGCGCCCGAACGCCTCTGGCACAGGCTTCAGGGCCGCTAA
- a CDS encoding aminotransferase yields MGPHERLSRRGFARFAALAGPLPIPVWTERALAQLSYPGEAPPDAVLLNANENPLGPCAEALEAMRAVLPRGGRYQFGETLRLARTAARLEEIPESHVQSFAGSSDPLHRVVLAFCGPGRAFVTADPGYEAGERAAAFVNAPVLRLPLTKDYAHDVEAMLRAAGREAGVFYVCNPNNPTGTLTPRDAIEHLVREKPAGSVVLVDEAYIHYCGAPSCLDMVRTGRDVVVLRTFSKIYGMAGLRAGLAFARPDLLDRIRPYGTGFLPVTGMLGAIASLEAKGVVAERREYVRKIREDLFAWLREKKIDFVPSVSNKVMIRTPRPGREIAAAMAARKVIIGRSWPSWPNHVRVTIGTPEEMEKFKAAFAEVTSS; encoded by the coding sequence ATGGGACCGCATGAACGTCTATCCCGCCGCGGCTTTGCCCGCTTCGCCGCGCTAGCCGGCCCGCTGCCCATCCCGGTGTGGACCGAGAGGGCGCTGGCGCAGTTGAGCTATCCCGGCGAAGCGCCTCCGGATGCCGTGCTGCTGAATGCGAATGAAAATCCGCTGGGGCCTTGCGCCGAGGCCCTGGAGGCCATGCGTGCAGTGCTGCCCCGCGGCGGCCGCTACCAGTTCGGCGAGACCCTCCGGCTGGCGCGCACCGCCGCGCGGCTGGAGGAGATCCCGGAAAGTCACGTTCAGTCCTTTGCCGGGTCGAGCGACCCGCTGCACCGGGTCGTACTCGCCTTCTGCGGCCCCGGCCGGGCCTTCGTCACCGCCGATCCCGGCTATGAGGCCGGCGAGCGCGCTGCGGCCTTCGTCAACGCGCCCGTGCTTCGCCTCCCTCTTACGAAGGACTACGCCCATGACGTCGAGGCCATGCTCCGCGCGGCGGGCAGGGAAGCGGGCGTGTTCTACGTCTGCAACCCCAACAACCCCACCGGCACACTCACCCCGCGCGATGCCATCGAGCATCTCGTCCGCGAAAAGCCCGCCGGCAGCGTTGTCCTCGTCGACGAGGCCTACATCCATTACTGCGGCGCGCCCTCCTGCCTCGACATGGTGCGCACCGGCAGGGACGTCGTCGTGCTGCGCACGTTCTCCAAGATCTACGGCATGGCCGGACTGCGGGCCGGCCTGGCCTTCGCCCGCCCCGATCTGCTCGACCGCATCCGCCCTTATGGCACCGGCTTCCTGCCCGTCACCGGCATGCTGGGCGCCATCGCCAGCCTCGAGGCGAAAGGCGTGGTGGCCGAAAGGCGCGAATATGTCCGGAAAATCCGGGAGGATTTATTCGCCTGGCTGCGTGAAAAGAAGATCGATTTCGTTCCCAGCGTCAGCAACAAGGTCATGATCCGCACCCCGAGGCCAGGCCGCGAGATCGCGGCCGCCATGGCCGCCCGCAAAGTGATCATCGGCCGGAGCTGGCCCTCGTGGCCCAACCACGTGCGGGTGACCATCGGAACGCCGGAGGAAATGGAGAAGTTCAAGGCAGCCTTCGCAGAAGTGACCTCTTCCTGA
- the hslV gene encoding ATP-dependent protease subunit HslV codes for MNSTMHGTTILVVRRNGRTVMAGDGQVTFGSEVLKSRANKLRRLHKDRILAGFAGSTADAFALFARFESKLEQFNGNLPRSVVELAKDWRTDRVLRHLEALLLVTDGEHIYLLSGNGDVIEPDSDCAAIGSGGTIAQAAARALMENTDLDARTIVEKAMAIAADICIYTNHNFQIQEIG; via the coding sequence ATGAATTCCACCATGCACGGAACCACCATTCTGGTCGTGCGCCGCAACGGCAGAACCGTCATGGCCGGCGACGGGCAGGTCACCTTCGGCTCAGAAGTGCTCAAGTCCCGCGCCAACAAGCTCCGCCGCCTGCACAAGGACAGGATCCTCGCCGGTTTCGCCGGCTCCACGGCGGACGCCTTTGCCCTGTTCGCCCGCTTCGAGTCCAAGCTTGAACAGTTCAACGGGAACCTGCCCCGCAGCGTCGTCGAGCTCGCAAAGGACTGGCGCACCGACCGCGTCCTCCGCCACCTGGAAGCGCTTCTTCTGGTCACCGACGGCGAACACATCTATCTGCTCAGCGGCAACGGCGACGTCATCGAACCGGACTCAGACTGCGCCGCCATCGGCAGCGGCGGCACCATCGCCCAGGCGGCCGCCAGAGCGCTGATGGAAAACACGGATCTGGACGCCCGCACGATCGTCGAAAAGGCGATGGCCATCGCCGCCGACATCTGCATCTACACCAACCACAATTTCCAGATCCAGGAGATCGGCTGA
- the sdhA gene encoding succinate dehydrogenase flavoprotein subunit: MAFQLESRIPSGPLEQKWENARRDMKLVSPANRRKYTIIVVGSGLAGASAAATLGELGYNVRCFCFQDSPRRAHSIAAQGGINAAKNYQNDGDSVYRLFYDTIKGGDFRSREANVYRLAEVSLNIIDQCVAQGVPFAREYGGTLANRSFGGAQVSRTFYARGQTGQQLLLGAYQALERQVDAGRVQMFARHEMLDLVVIDGRARGIITRNLVTGAIDCHVADAVVLATGGYGNVFYLSTNAKGSNATAIWRAYKRGAGFGNPCFTQIHPTCIPQTGDYQSKLTLMSESLRNDGRIWVPKKKGDTRNPNDIPEEERDYYLERMYPAYGNLCPRDIASRAAKLMCDQGYGVGPGGRGVYLDFREAIQRLGRKTIEERYGNLFEMYERITGEDPYTVPMRIYPAVHYTMGGLWVDYHLQSTIPGLFVLGEANFSDHGANRLGASALMQGLADGYFIIPYTMGHFLAQVKPGGVDESHPEFRAAREQVTGRTKKLLSIRGKKTVDDFHRELGKIMWEYCGMARNAAGLKHALKKIPELREEFWQNVNVPGSGDEMNQSLEKAGRVADFLELGELMCLDALEREESCGGHFREEHQTEEGEAKRDDERFCHVAVWEYAGENRPPVRNVEPLNFEFVHLAQRSYK, encoded by the coding sequence ATGGCATTCCAGCTTGAATCCCGGATTCCGTCGGGCCCGCTCGAACAGAAGTGGGAAAACGCCAGGCGCGACATGAAACTGGTGAGCCCGGCCAACCGGCGCAAGTACACGATCATCGTCGTCGGCTCGGGCCTGGCCGGCGCCAGCGCCGCGGCCACGCTCGGCGAGCTCGGCTACAACGTGCGCTGTTTCTGCTTCCAGGACTCGCCCCGCCGCGCCCACTCGATCGCCGCGCAGGGCGGCATCAACGCCGCCAAGAACTACCAGAACGACGGCGACAGCGTCTACCGTCTCTTCTATGACACGATCAAGGGCGGCGACTTCCGCTCCCGCGAGGCCAACGTCTACCGGCTGGCCGAAGTCAGCCTGAACATCATCGACCAGTGCGTGGCCCAGGGCGTGCCCTTCGCGCGCGAATACGGGGGAACGCTCGCCAACCGCAGCTTCGGCGGCGCCCAGGTGTCGCGCACCTTCTACGCCCGCGGCCAGACCGGCCAGCAGCTCCTGCTCGGTGCCTATCAGGCGCTCGAACGCCAGGTGGACGCCGGCCGCGTCCAGATGTTCGCGCGCCACGAAATGCTCGACCTCGTCGTCATCGACGGCCGCGCCCGCGGCATCATCACGCGCAACCTCGTCACCGGCGCCATCGACTGCCATGTGGCCGACGCCGTCGTCCTCGCCACCGGCGGCTACGGCAACGTCTTCTATCTGTCCACCAACGCCAAGGGCTCCAACGCCACCGCCATCTGGCGCGCCTACAAGCGCGGCGCGGGCTTCGGCAATCCCTGCTTCACCCAGATCCACCCCACCTGCATCCCGCAGACCGGCGACTACCAGTCCAAGCTCACCCTGATGAGCGAGTCGCTGCGCAACGACGGCCGCATCTGGGTGCCGAAAAAGAAGGGCGACACGCGCAACCCGAACGACATCCCCGAGGAGGAGCGCGACTACTACCTCGAGCGGATGTATCCGGCCTATGGCAACCTCTGCCCGCGCGACATAGCCTCCCGCGCCGCCAAGCTGATGTGCGACCAGGGCTACGGCGTCGGCCCCGGCGGCCGCGGCGTCTACCTGGATTTCCGCGAGGCCATCCAGCGGCTGGGCCGCAAGACCATCGAGGAGCGCTACGGCAACCTCTTCGAGATGTACGAGCGCATCACCGGCGAAGACCCCTACACCGTGCCCATGCGCATCTATCCGGCCGTCCATTACACGATGGGCGGCCTCTGGGTCGACTATCACCTCCAGAGCACGATTCCCGGCCTGTTCGTGCTCGGCGAGGCCAACTTCAGCGACCACGGCGCAAACCGCCTGGGCGCGAGCGCCCTCATGCAGGGGCTCGCCGACGGCTACTTCATCATCCCGTATACGATGGGCCACTTCCTTGCGCAGGTGAAACCGGGCGGCGTCGACGAGTCGCATCCCGAGTTCCGCGCCGCGCGGGAACAGGTGACCGGGCGCACGAAAAAACTGCTGTCCATCCGGGGAAAGAAAACGGTGGACGATTTCCACCGCGAGCTCGGCAAAATCATGTGGGAATACTGCGGCATGGCCCGCAATGCCGCCGGCCTGAAACACGCCCTGAAAAAAATCCCCGAGCTGCGCGAGGAGTTCTGGCAGAACGTGAACGTTCCCGGCAGCGGCGACGAGATGAACCAGAGCCTTGAAAAGGCCGGCCGCGTGGCCGATTTCCTCGAACTCGGCGAGCTGATGTGCCTCGACGCGCTGGAGCGCGAAGAGAGCTGCGGCGGCCACTTCCGCGAGGAACACCAGACCGAGGAAGGCGAAGCGAAGCGCGATGACGAGCGCTTCTGCCACGTCGCCGTCTGGGAGTACGCCGGCGAGAACAGGCCCCCGGTCCGCAACGTCGAGCCGCTGAATTTTGAGTTTGTGCATCTGGCGCAGCGCAGCTACAAGTGA
- a CDS encoding alanine dehydrogenase produces MIIGVPREVKDHESRVGLVPHGVTTLVEMGHQVVVQTRAGSLSSITDEEYLEAGARIAPTAADVWNVADIIVKVKEPQPSEYVYLRPGLTIFTYLHLAPLPELTQKMLETQVTGIAYETIQEADGSLPLLTPMSEVAGRMAVQIGAQYLEAQNGGRGVLLGGIPGVAPANVVVLGGGTVGHNAARMAHGLCANVTIIDKNLNRLRELDDIYNGGVITLASNAWTIRESLRHADLVIGAVLIPGASAPKLVRRDMLQVMKRNAVIVDVAIDQGGCFETSRPTTHTDPVYFVDNVLHYCVSNMPAAVPHTSTYGLTNATFPYLLQLVSKGVEAAIASSRALALGVNTYKGHCTHPAVAESQGIPYTELSRLL; encoded by the coding sequence ATGATCATTGGCGTACCCCGCGAAGTGAAGGATCACGAATCCCGCGTCGGCCTCGTCCCGCACGGCGTGACCACGCTGGTCGAGATGGGCCATCAGGTTGTCGTGCAGACCCGCGCCGGCAGCCTCAGCTCCATCACCGACGAAGAGTATCTCGAAGCCGGAGCGCGCATCGCGCCCACCGCGGCCGACGTCTGGAACGTGGCCGACATCATCGTGAAAGTGAAGGAACCGCAGCCCTCCGAGTACGTCTATCTGCGGCCCGGCCTCACGATCTTCACCTACCTCCACCTGGCCCCGCTTCCCGAACTCACCCAGAAGATGCTCGAAACGCAGGTCACCGGCATCGCCTACGAAACCATCCAGGAGGCAGACGGCTCGCTGCCGCTGCTGACGCCGATGAGCGAAGTCGCCGGCCGCATGGCCGTGCAGATCGGCGCGCAATACCTGGAGGCGCAGAACGGCGGCCGCGGCGTGCTGCTCGGCGGCATCCCCGGCGTCGCGCCCGCCAACGTGGTCGTGCTCGGCGGGGGCACCGTCGGCCACAATGCCGCCCGCATGGCCCACGGCCTCTGCGCCAACGTCACCATCATCGACAAAAACCTGAACCGCCTGCGCGAACTCGACGACATCTACAACGGCGGCGTCATCACCCTCGCCTCGAATGCCTGGACGATCCGCGAGTCCCTGCGCCATGCCGATCTCGTCATCGGCGCCGTGCTGATCCCGGGCGCCAGCGCCCCCAAGCTGGTCAGGCGCGACATGCTTCAGGTGATGAAGCGCAACGCGGTCATCGTCGACGTCGCCATCGACCAGGGCGGCTGCTTCGAAACGTCGCGGCCCACCACCCACACGGATCCGGTCTATTTCGTCGATAACGTCCTCCACTACTGCGTCTCCAACATGCCCGCCGCCGTCCCGCACACCTCCACATACGGCCTGACCAACGCAACGTTCCCATACCTGCTCCAGCTCGTGAGCAAGGGCGTGGAGGCCGCCATCGCCTCCAGCCGCGCGCTGGCCCTGGGTGTCAACACGTACAAGGGCCACTGCACGCACCCGGCTGTCGCGGAATCGCAGGGCATCCCGTACACGGAACTCTCCAGACTCCTCTGA
- the lppC gene encoding acid phosphatase: MRQTFLLIPVLAACAWAQPVLDGLNATAWVQTSVEYRACALQAWRSARLSLDRALRDRRWTAALEQKGDPRRLPPAIIVDIDETVLDNSPAQARFLLQGNGRYSQQQWEEWTSEKRALPVPGAREFLQTAAARGVTVFYVSNRGPQEAAATRANLVEQGFPFRDSVAGGLGDALLLRGERPEWTSDKTSRRAAIAAHYRVILLCGDDLNDFFPARLSPQERMEKARAWDSWWGERWIILPNPMYGSWEDSLFGFDRTLSPADIQQRKLKALRIR, from the coding sequence GTGCGCCAGACGTTTCTGCTGATTCCTGTGCTCGCTGCCTGCGCCTGGGCGCAGCCCGTTCTGGACGGGCTGAATGCCACCGCGTGGGTCCAGACCTCGGTCGAATATCGCGCCTGCGCGTTGCAGGCGTGGCGCTCGGCGCGGCTCTCGCTGGACCGCGCCCTCAGGGACAGGCGATGGACGGCCGCCCTGGAACAGAAGGGCGATCCGCGCCGCCTGCCTCCCGCCATCATCGTGGACATCGACGAAACGGTGCTCGACAACTCGCCCGCGCAGGCCCGTTTCCTGCTTCAGGGCAACGGCCGCTACTCGCAGCAGCAGTGGGAGGAGTGGACCTCCGAAAAGCGCGCCCTGCCCGTCCCCGGCGCCCGTGAATTTCTGCAAACGGCCGCGGCCCGCGGCGTCACCGTCTTCTATGTCTCCAATCGCGGCCCGCAGGAGGCAGCGGCAACGCGCGCAAACCTCGTCGAACAGGGCTTCCCCTTCCGCGACTCCGTCGCCGGCGGGCTCGGCGACGCGCTCCTGCTCCGCGGCGAGAGGCCGGAGTGGACGTCGGACAAGACCTCGCGCCGCGCCGCCATCGCCGCGCATTACCGCGTCATCCTCCTCTGCGGCGACGACCTCAACGACTTCTTCCCGGCCCGCCTCTCCCCGCAGGAGCGCATGGAAAAGGCTCGGGCCTGGGACTCCTGGTGGGGCGAGCGCTGGATCATCCTCCCCAACCCGATGTATGGCTCCTGGGAGGACTCGCTCTTCGGCTTTGACCGCACGCTTTCGCCAGCCGACATCCAGCAGCGCAAGCTGAAAGCCCTGCGCATTCGATGA